Proteins co-encoded in one Dehalococcoidia bacterium genomic window:
- a CDS encoding acetyl-CoA decarbonylase/synthase complex subunit gamma: MPLSGIEIFKLLPKTNCGKCGVPTCLAFAMSLAAGKAELAACPFVTAEAKTKLEEASAPPIRPIVIGSGERMLKVGGETVLFRHEKRFENPPGLAILISDNMEDAEVGARLKRFKELSYVRVGLKLRPELIALRCDSNDAAKFTALVSRVKAGSDGGIILMTLNPDVMASALKVCAERKPLLYAANMDNADKMANLAKEAGCPLVAKSSGLDELAALTEKLTQLGVKDIVIDSGARKIKQALQDQVMIRRLALNKKFRPLGFPTIILANEMTNDPMQEALVAATFIAKYGGIIVLSDFQGETLFPLLVLRMNLYSDPQRPLATTEGIYDIGGPGENSPVLVTSNFSLTYFIVSGEIENSRVPTYLIVKDTEGLSVMTAWAAGKFAADNIAALVKKSGIADKVKHRKIVIPGYIASESGGLEEELPGWQVLVGPREGAHIPPYLKNWKV, from the coding sequence ATGCCATTATCCGGGATAGAGATATTCAAGCTGCTGCCCAAGACCAACTGCGGCAAGTGCGGCGTGCCCACCTGCCTGGCTTTCGCCATGAGCCTGGCTGCCGGCAAGGCTGAGCTGGCTGCCTGCCCGTTCGTGACCGCCGAAGCCAAGACAAAACTGGAGGAAGCCTCGGCTCCTCCCATCCGCCCCATCGTTATTGGCAGCGGCGAGCGCATGCTCAAGGTCGGCGGCGAAACAGTGCTCTTCCGCCACGAGAAGCGCTTCGAGAATCCGCCCGGTTTGGCCATCCTCATCAGCGACAATATGGAAGATGCCGAGGTCGGGGCAAGGCTGAAGCGCTTCAAAGAGCTTTCGTACGTCAGGGTCGGCCTCAAGCTGAGACCGGAGCTGATAGCGCTAAGGTGCGATTCAAACGACGCCGCGAAGTTCACCGCCCTGGTATCGAGAGTCAAAGCGGGGAGCGACGGCGGCATTATCCTCATGACATTAAACCCTGATGTTATGGCATCGGCGCTGAAGGTTTGCGCAGAACGAAAGCCGCTACTCTATGCGGCCAACATGGACAATGCGGATAAGATGGCCAACCTGGCGAAAGAAGCCGGTTGCCCCCTTGTAGCCAAGTCGTCCGGACTGGATGAACTGGCTGCCCTCACTGAAAAGCTGACACAACTCGGAGTAAAGGACATCGTTATCGACTCCGGCGCGCGCAAGATCAAACAGGCCTTGCAGGACCAGGTGATGATACGCCGTCTGGCGCTCAATAAAAAATTCCGCCCGCTGGGCTTCCCCACCATCATACTGGCAAACGAGATGACGAACGACCCCATGCAGGAGGCGCTGGTGGCCGCCACCTTCATCGCCAAGTACGGCGGCATCATCGTGCTGTCGGATTTCCAGGGCGAGACTCTTTTCCCGCTGCTCGTGCTGCGCATGAACCTGTATTCCGACCCGCAGCGCCCGCTGGCCACCACCGAGGGCATATACGACATCGGCGGGCCCGGCGAAAATTCACCGGTGCTGGTCACCTCCAACTTTTCGCTGACCTATTTCATCGTTTCCGGCGAGATTGAAAACTCGCGCGTGCCCACATACCTTATAGTCAAAGATACCGAAGGCCTTTCAGTCATGACCGCCTGGGCCGCCGGCAAGTTCGCCGCCGACAACATCGCGGCGCTGGTGAAAAAGAGCGGCATCGCCGACAAGGTCAAGCACCGCAAGATAGTAATCCCCGGCTACATCGCTTCCGAGAGCGGCGGCCTGGAAGAAGAATTGCCCGGTTGGCAGGTGCTGGTAGGTCCACGCGAGGGGGCGCACATACCTCCATATCTAAAGAATTGGAAAGTATAG
- a CDS encoding dihydropteroate synthase, giving the protein MMILLGENINIMSQTIGPAMKERQGEPILKMAAEENKADIDYLELNIGPAKKTGAELMPWLVQTVQAVTDKPLSLDTTNPEAIEAGLKLCKKRALINSISLQPERLEKTLPLVTRYHAEMIGLLWGVEGMPRDVNERCMHTVDLVYKASECGIPNEDIWIDPIATPVSGEISQVKACLEFLQMLPEIAPGCKSIVGLSNVSNGTPSHLRPYLNRTYLTMLARYGLYSAIVDALDAELIQMARGRKPEIVSLIYKAMDGEPIDMAALGAEEAKYVKTVRVLTGEALYSNAWLEA; this is encoded by the coding sequence ATGATGATACTGCTTGGCGAAAACATTAATATTATGTCCCAGACTATCGGCCCGGCCATGAAGGAGCGCCAGGGAGAGCCTATCCTCAAGATGGCCGCCGAAGAAAATAAGGCCGACATAGACTATCTGGAGCTCAACATAGGCCCGGCTAAAAAGACGGGGGCTGAACTTATGCCCTGGCTGGTCCAGACAGTACAGGCGGTTACGGACAAACCCCTGTCGCTGGATACCACCAATCCCGAGGCTATCGAAGCCGGGCTTAAATTGTGCAAAAAACGCGCTCTTATCAATTCCATATCGTTACAGCCGGAACGGCTGGAGAAAACCCTGCCGCTGGTAACCAGATATCACGCCGAGATGATAGGCCTGCTGTGGGGCGTGGAGGGCATGCCGCGCGACGTCAACGAACGCTGCATGCACACCGTAGACCTGGTGTACAAAGCCAGCGAGTGCGGCATCCCCAACGAGGACATCTGGATCGACCCCATCGCCACTCCTGTAAGCGGCGAAATCAGCCAGGTAAAGGCCTGTCTGGAGTTTTTGCAGATGCTGCCGGAGATTGCCCCGGGCTGCAAGTCAATCGTCGGCCTGTCCAATGTCTCTAACGGGACGCCGTCCCACCTCAGGCCATACCTCAACCGCACCTACCTGACGATGCTGGCGCGCTACGGCCTGTATTCAGCCATAGTCGATGCCCTGGATGCCGAACTGATTCAGATGGCGCGCGGTCGGAAGCCGGAAATAGTCTCTCTAATCTACAAGGCCATGGACGGAGAGCCGATAGACATGGCTGCCCTCGGCGCGGAGGAAGCCAAATACGTCAAGACTGTGCGCGTGCTCACGGGAGAGGCGCTGTATTCCAACGCATGGCTTGAAGCGTAA
- a CDS encoding DUF3786 domain-containing protein: MDRQESPQPARRGFDEAYQQAYQLASRRLKDTADLHALCRRSDATLAEEAGEKIISLDYLGRSCRVILPDVEASVTNGEPLSPRDKLIILHYLNTADGSPLTDRLITFKELPEGAVYYPTYVKRTIKPLLDKFADRPEALMVAAGDIGGIKAETGDFSFRLNPLPRVPLTFTLWLGDEELPPEGNILFDSSITGYLPTEDITVLCEILAWKLVRLG, from the coding sequence ATGGATAGACAAGAATCTCCCCAACCAGCCAGGCGCGGTTTCGATGAGGCTTACCAGCAAGCCTACCAACTGGCAAGCCGAAGGCTGAAGGACACCGCCGACCTCCATGCCCTGTGCCGCCGGAGCGACGCCACGCTGGCAGAAGAAGCGGGAGAAAAGATTATCTCGTTGGATTACCTTGGCCGGTCCTGCCGTGTCATTCTGCCGGATGTAGAGGCCTCCGTTACGAACGGAGAGCCGCTCTCTCCCCGCGACAAGCTCATAATCCTGCATTACCTCAACACGGCTGACGGCAGCCCCCTTACGGACAGGCTTATCACCTTCAAGGAATTGCCGGAGGGCGCTGTTTATTACCCGACTTATGTCAAGCGCACCATCAAGCCGCTGCTGGATAAATTCGCCGACAGGCCGGAAGCTCTGATGGTCGCCGCCGGGGATATTGGCGGGATTAAGGCCGAAACGGGCGATTTCTCTTTCCGCCTGAATCCCCTGCCCCGCGTGCCGCTTACCTTCACCTTGTGGCTGGGCGACGAGGAACTGCCTCCCGAAGGGAATATCCTTTTCGACAGCTCCATCACGGGCTACCTGCCTACCGAAGACATCACCGTCCTGTGCGAAATACTGGCCTGGAAGCTGGTCAGATTGGGTTGA
- the trxA gene encoding thioredoxin, translating into MLIDVTDQSFDAEVLKANLPVLIDMWAPWCGPCRMVEPILKKLSDKYQGKVKFCRMNVDENQKTPSQYRVMSIPNMLFIKSGKVIDTAVGAMPEAALQSKVDALLAAK; encoded by the coding sequence GTGTTAATAGACGTTACCGACCAGAGTTTCGACGCTGAAGTATTAAAGGCCAACCTGCCTGTTTTGATAGATATGTGGGCGCCGTGGTGCGGCCCTTGCCGCATGGTCGAGCCCATTCTAAAAAAGCTTTCCGACAAGTACCAGGGCAAGGTCAAGTTCTGCCGCATGAACGTGGACGAGAACCAGAAAACACCCTCCCAGTACCGCGTCATGTCCATCCCCAATATGCTGTTCATCAAGAGCGGCAAGGTGATAGATACCGCCGTAGGCGCCATGCCGGAAGCCGCCTTGCAGAGCAAAGTGGATGCCCTGCTGGCCGCCAAGTAA
- a CDS encoding ABC transporter ATP-binding protein: MLKIEVNNLTLSYGHNVVVRDISFTLEPGRMTGLVGPNGCGKSTIVKAISRVMAPASGSVTLNGRDVSHIPHMEMARLVGVVPQIPLLPSNFTAFEVVLMGRNPHLGLFQYEGGRDMEIARQAMEKTRTHHLSNRRIGELSGGEIQSVVIARVLAQQTEGILLDEPTSNLDIGRQIEVLDLMKEMCRKQGLTVGVALHDLNLAVQYCDRLILLHDGVIKAEGTPAQVVTQENISEVYGAGSAVYSIDGLPAILPRAGASLNAH; encoded by the coding sequence ATGCTGAAAATCGAAGTCAATAATCTGACACTGAGTTACGGTCACAATGTGGTGGTGCGCGACATCAGTTTCACGCTTGAACCGGGGCGTATGACCGGGCTGGTGGGGCCTAACGGCTGCGGCAAATCCACTATCGTCAAGGCTATCAGTCGCGTCATGGCTCCCGCCTCCGGCAGCGTTACCCTCAATGGGAGGGACGTGTCGCATATCCCGCACATGGAGATGGCGCGCCTGGTGGGTGTGGTGCCGCAGATACCGCTGCTGCCCAGCAATTTCACCGCCTTCGAGGTGGTGCTGATGGGGCGCAACCCGCACCTGGGTCTTTTTCAGTACGAGGGTGGGCGCGATATGGAAATCGCGCGGCAGGCCATGGAGAAGACGCGCACGCATCATCTTTCAAATCGCAGGATAGGTGAGCTTTCCGGTGGTGAGATACAGAGCGTCGTCATAGCGCGTGTGCTGGCGCAGCAGACCGAGGGCATACTGCTGGATGAGCCCACTTCCAACTTGGACATCGGGCGGCAGATAGAGGTGCTCGACCTGATGAAAGAGATGTGCCGCAAACAGGGTCTGACGGTGGGTGTGGCGCTGCACGACCTCAACCTGGCGGTGCAGTACTGCGACCGGCTTATCCTGCTGCATGACGGCGTCATCAAGGCCGAAGGGACACCGGCGCAGGTGGTCACCCAGGAGAACATCAGCGAGGTGTACGGGGCGGGGAGCGCTGTTTACAGCATCGACGGCCTGCCGGCCATCCTGCCCAGGGCTGGCGCCAGCCTGAACGCTCATTGA
- a CDS encoding iron ABC transporter permease: protein MAGLFLLLTLVIVLATSIGSVKIPLGDTWRILIDRLPFISITPDWSIGTQTIVWDIRLPRVLLAGTVGMALSVAGATYQGLFRNPLADPYLIGVAQGAALGAVIGFLLPVTGLGVTYGLIPALAFAGALASVMMVYSLARVGKTLPMSTLILAGVALGALLGAVVAYLTITSGQVMRSIMFWLSGSFSLSQWSELQLVLPITLIGSCFILLFGRPLNIMQLDEEQAKQLGVNVERLKLVLLIVATLITAAAVSFVGIIGFVGIIIPHAVRLVWGPDYRFLLPLAMLCGAIFLILGDLLARTMLAPSEIPIGVITALAGAPFFLYLLRRKARMLF from the coding sequence CTGGCTGGACTGTTTCTCCTTCTCACTCTGGTTATAGTTCTGGCCACTTCCATCGGAAGCGTCAAAATTCCGCTGGGGGATACATGGCGCATACTCATCGACAGGCTGCCGTTTATCAGTATTACTCCTGACTGGAGCATTGGCACTCAGACCATAGTCTGGGACATCCGGCTGCCGCGCGTATTGCTGGCGGGGACCGTCGGCATGGCGCTCTCGGTGGCCGGAGCCACTTACCAGGGGTTGTTCCGTAACCCGCTGGCCGACCCTTACCTCATAGGCGTGGCGCAGGGCGCTGCGCTGGGGGCGGTCATCGGCTTTTTGCTGCCGGTGACGGGCTTGGGGGTCACCTACGGGCTGATTCCCGCCCTGGCTTTCGCCGGGGCGCTCGCTAGCGTCATGATGGTCTACAGCCTGGCGCGGGTGGGTAAAACGCTGCCCATGTCCACCCTCATACTGGCGGGCGTAGCTCTGGGGGCTTTGCTGGGGGCGGTGGTGGCCTACCTTACCATCACCAGCGGGCAGGTGATGCGCAGCATCATGTTCTGGCTGTCGGGCAGCTTCTCGCTCAGCCAGTGGTCGGAGCTGCAGTTGGTTTTGCCTATCACTCTCATCGGTTCGTGTTTCATACTGCTGTTCGGACGGCCGCTCAACATCATGCAACTGGATGAAGAGCAGGCCAAGCAACTCGGCGTCAACGTGGAACGGCTCAAACTGGTGCTGCTCATAGTTGCCACGCTCATTACGGCGGCGGCTGTTTCTTTCGTCGGCATTATCGGTTTCGTAGGCATCATCATACCGCACGCCGTGCGCCTCGTATGGGGTCCGGACTACCGCTTCCTGCTGCCGCTTGCCATGCTCTGCGGCGCCATCTTCTTAATCCTGGGAGACCTGCTGGCGCGCACCATGCTGGCGCCTTCCGAGATACCCATAGGCGTGATAACCGCACTGGCTGGGGCGCCCTTCTTTCTATATCTTCTCAGGCGCAAGGCCAGGATGCTCTTCTGA
- a CDS encoding cobalamin-binding protein: protein MPKFRQLRNFFGLGVISKTLGLLLILVLTASSVLGIGCAKTADTTGVAPLSTTFPMTVSDDLGRTITIDKAPQRIVSLAPSNTEILFDLGLGDRVVGDTLYCDYPEAAKSKPKIGGYSDIDIEKVVSLTPDLILAEDIHKAEVIPALERLGFKVYALVPHNLTEITDSVSTIGRLTGTSKEAKSIVADMQKRIKAITDKTLNLTDAQKPRVLYVLWQEPLMSSGTDTPIYEMITKAGGNSIVQTQTGFPTLSLESVIDANPQVVICNVDYAFPGGDAPLVFVQTEPRLKTIAARVSGKVFGINASLTNRPVPRIIQGFEWMAAMIHPELFPQFVTKYMGTTTTSK, encoded by the coding sequence GTGCCTAAATTCAGGCAATTACGTAATTTTTTTGGACTTGGTGTCATTTCAAAGACGTTAGGCTTGCTGCTGATTCTTGTTTTGACAGCCTCTAGCGTGCTGGGCATCGGCTGCGCCAAAACCGCAGACACCACCGGTGTTGCTCCGCTCAGCACTACCTTCCCCATGACCGTCAGCGATGACCTGGGGCGCACCATTACCATCGATAAGGCTCCGCAGCGTATCGTCTCACTGGCGCCCAGCAACACGGAAATCCTTTTCGACCTGGGTCTGGGCGACAGGGTAGTGGGTGACACCCTCTACTGCGACTATCCTGAAGCCGCCAAATCCAAACCAAAGATAGGTGGCTATTCGGATATCGACATCGAAAAAGTGGTCAGCCTGACCCCCGACCTCATCCTGGCGGAGGACATCCACAAGGCGGAGGTCATTCCAGCGCTGGAGAGACTGGGGTTCAAGGTTTATGCGCTGGTGCCGCACAACCTGACTGAGATAACGGACTCTGTTTCAACCATCGGACGGCTCACCGGCACGAGCAAAGAGGCTAAATCTATCGTAGCCGATATGCAGAAACGCATCAAGGCCATCACGGACAAGACTCTCAATCTGACGGATGCTCAGAAACCGCGCGTGCTCTACGTCCTCTGGCAGGAGCCGCTGATGTCATCAGGCACAGATACGCCCATCTATGAGATGATCACCAAGGCGGGGGGCAACAGCATCGTGCAGACCCAGACCGGCTTCCCTACCCTTTCGCTGGAGTCGGTGATCGATGCCAATCCGCAGGTGGTCATCTGCAACGTGGACTACGCCTTTCCCGGCGGCGACGCTCCGCTCGTTTTCGTACAGACCGAGCCGCGCCTGAAAACGATAGCCGCGCGGGTGTCCGGCAAGGTCTTCGGCATCAACGCCTCGCTCACCAACCGGCCTGTGCCGCGCATCATACAGGGTTTTGAGTGGATGGCGGCCATGATTCATCCGGAGCTGTTCCCGCAGTTTGTCACCAAATACATGGGAACGACCACCACATCTAAATAA
- a CDS encoding cytochrome c biogenesis protein CcdA: MENVTVWYAFGAGVASFVTPCVLPMVPIYLASLAGPEILESGYSHRWLLFLHSLSFVVGMGLVFTLAGALAGLAGININPNSPLARNISGGLLIFFGLFMLGSAFIPWLNFEKHLSPKASLRSGYARSFLVGAAFTVAWTPCVGPVLGSVLTLAVNAETVGRGAFLLAVYSLGLGLPFLLIGAFFSTLMPLLKRIGRFSRWIYLASGALLVIAGILILLGKLSFLYLNSW; this comes from the coding sequence ATGGAAAACGTCACTGTCTGGTACGCCTTTGGCGCTGGTGTCGCTTCATTTGTAACCCCCTGCGTCTTGCCGATGGTGCCTATCTATCTTGCCAGTCTGGCTGGTCCAGAGATACTTGAAAGCGGCTATTCTCACCGTTGGCTGTTGTTCCTGCACTCCTTGAGTTTCGTGGTTGGCATGGGACTGGTTTTTACCCTCGCCGGAGCGCTGGCAGGACTGGCAGGCATAAACATCAATCCCAATTCCCCGTTGGCCCGTAACATTTCGGGCGGGCTGCTTATCTTTTTTGGGCTCTTCATGTTAGGGTCGGCCTTCATTCCCTGGCTTAATTTCGAGAAACATCTCTCGCCAAAAGCCAGTCTCAGAAGCGGCTACGCGCGTTCTTTTCTTGTCGGGGCAGCCTTCACTGTGGCATGGACTCCATGTGTCGGCCCGGTACTTGGCAGCGTGTTGACTTTGGCAGTTAACGCGGAGACAGTGGGGCGCGGGGCATTCCTCCTTGCAGTATATTCGCTTGGCCTGGGGCTGCCGTTTTTATTGATAGGCGCTTTCTTCAGCACGCTAATGCCACTTCTCAAGCGCATCGGACGATTCAGCCGCTGGATATATTTGGCCAGTGGAGCGCTGCTGGTGATTGCTGGTATACTGATACTGCTGGGCAAGCTCAGCTTCCTTTATCTTAATAGTTGGTAA
- a CDS encoding TlpA family protein disulfide reductase, translating into MESIYKQEAAKADGAVILTVDIRDSLEGATAFMNSRGYTVPVLLDAHYGNSMLYGVSGVPMTVFIDRKGIIRYIKLGPFKSLSEIQNGLGKIT; encoded by the coding sequence ATAGAGTCTATTTACAAACAGGAAGCAGCCAAAGCCGATGGCGCTGTAATTCTGACGGTCGACATCCGGGATTCCCTCGAAGGGGCAACGGCCTTTATGAATTCTCGCGGTTATACCGTGCCGGTGCTTCTCGATGCGCATTACGGCAATTCGATGCTGTATGGAGTGTCCGGGGTTCCTATGACGGTCTTTATCGACAGGAAAGGCATTATCAGATACATCAAGTTGGGTCCGTTTAAAAGCCTGTCCGAGATTCAGAACGGCCTTGGCAAGATAACCTGA
- a CDS encoding tRNA uridine(34) 5-carboxymethylaminomethyl modification radical SAM/GNAT enzyme Elp3: protein MRKLSRTISGVTPVAVMTRPSGCPGRCVYCPTYGATPQSYTPESPAVIRARGCDYDAFRQVQRRLNVLADMGHPTDKVELIIMGGTFLAIPIEYQYQFVKDCYDAMNGVISSSLVEAQKLNETAARHCVGLCVETRPDVCGEAEVSRMIEFGTTRVELGVQALDDRIYAEVQRGHSVADVARATAILKRSGLKVHYHWMPGLPGSSPEHDLEMSRELFDNPDYRPDGLKLYPTMVVEGTILEQWFKEGRYQPYANDVMVNLMADIKSIVPEYVRISRVLRDIPARYIVGGLKESVRSTVKEVMAARGDDCRCIRCREYGHRIKTGWKVGQPRLSRLDYEAAHGREIFLSFEDEHETLFGLLRLRIEPEPIKSLGVKSPLALVRELHVFGSELALGKREDKAAQHHGLGRALLAEAERIAVEEFGASLVAVLSGVGARQYYAELGYEFNSGYMTKNL from the coding sequence ATGAGAAAACTGTCGCGCACAATATCGGGCGTAACGCCGGTGGCCGTCATGACCAGACCCTCTGGCTGTCCCGGCCGCTGCGTCTATTGTCCCACCTATGGCGCCACTCCGCAGAGCTACACGCCTGAATCCCCGGCTGTCATCCGCGCCAGGGGGTGTGATTATGATGCGTTCCGCCAGGTGCAACGCCGGCTCAACGTGCTGGCCGACATGGGGCATCCTACCGACAAGGTCGAGCTTATCATTATGGGCGGCACCTTTTTAGCCATTCCCATCGAATATCAGTACCAGTTCGTCAAGGACTGCTACGACGCCATGAACGGCGTTATTTCATCCTCTCTGGTCGAGGCTCAAAAATTGAACGAGACGGCGGCACGGCACTGCGTGGGGCTGTGCGTGGAGACGCGCCCGGACGTCTGCGGCGAAGCTGAGGTGTCGCGCATGATAGAGTTCGGCACCACGCGCGTTGAGCTGGGCGTGCAGGCGCTGGACGACCGAATCTACGCCGAGGTGCAGCGCGGGCACTCTGTGGCCGATGTAGCGCGTGCCACGGCCATCCTCAAACGCAGCGGCCTTAAGGTGCACTACCACTGGATGCCTGGCCTCCCAGGTTCATCCCCTGAGCACGACCTCGAAATGTCGCGCGAGCTGTTCGACAATCCGGATTACCGCCCCGACGGCCTCAAGCTTTATCCTACGATGGTGGTAGAGGGGACAATACTCGAACAGTGGTTCAAGGAAGGCCGCTACCAGCCATATGCCAACGATGTCATGGTAAATCTCATGGCTGATATAAAGTCTATTGTTCCCGAATATGTGCGCATCTCGCGCGTGCTGCGCGACATACCGGCCCGGTACATCGTGGGAGGGCTGAAAGAATCCGTGCGTTCCACCGTCAAAGAGGTGATGGCGGCGCGGGGCGACGACTGCCGCTGCATCCGCTGCCGCGAGTACGGGCACCGCATAAAGACCGGCTGGAAAGTGGGCCAGCCGCGATTGTCCAGATTGGATTATGAAGCGGCGCATGGCCGTGAGATATTCCTCTCCTTCGAGGACGAGCACGAGACGCTCTTCGGCCTGCTGAGACTGAGGATTGAACCTGAACCTATAAAATCACTAGGAGTTAAATCTCCGTTGGCGCTCGTTCGCGAGTTGCACGTATTCGGCTCCGAGCTGGCGCTGGGTAAGCGTGAGGATAAAGCCGCACAGCATCACGGTCTGGGCAGGGCTCTGCTGGCTGAAGCCGAGCGCATAGCCGTCGAGGAGTTCGGCGCATCGCTCGTGGCGGTGCTCAGTGGGGTGGGGGCGCGGCAGTATTACGCCGAGCTGGGGTATGAATTCAATTCAGGATATATGACAAAAAACCTGTAA
- a CDS encoding class I SAM-dependent methyltransferase translates to MSNQNNSPESPPSAFDAIAPAWYNIRHHTIFKVELEALSQRWGKGDLLNLGCGHGADFLPFKSEFKLFGVDYSAGMLQLARKFAQKHGFEVKLSQADLRQLPYPNACFDWAIAVASLHHLKGHSAQLKALVELRRVLNPGGEAFVTVWNKWQPRFWFKPKEALIPFKIGDEIIQRYYYLFSYGEIERLARQAGFEILKSSPESRYHFPVRSFSRNICLLLKKTN, encoded by the coding sequence ATGAGCAATCAAAACAATAGTCCCGAATCCCCGCCCTCGGCCTTCGACGCCATCGCGCCCGCATGGTACAACATCCGCCATCACACCATTTTCAAGGTTGAGCTTGAAGCGCTGTCGCAGCGCTGGGGAAAAGGCGACCTTTTAAACCTGGGCTGCGGGCACGGCGCGGATTTCCTGCCCTTTAAAAGCGAGTTCAAGCTCTTCGGCGTGGACTATTCGGCGGGCATGCTGCAGCTGGCCAGGAAGTTCGCCCAGAAACACGGCTTCGAGGTTAAACTCTCCCAAGCCGACCTGAGACAGCTTCCCTACCCCAACGCCTGCTTCGACTGGGCCATTGCTGTAGCGAGCCTCCACCATCTGAAAGGACATTCCGCACAACTCAAGGCACTCGTAGAACTAAGGCGCGTCCTCAATCCCGGTGGCGAGGCTTTCGTCACCGTCTGGAACAAATGGCAGCCGCGTTTCTGGTTCAAACCCAAAGAGGCGCTTATTCCATTCAAAATCGGAGACGAGATTATCCAGCGCTATTATTATCTATTCTCTTATGGCGAAATTGAGCGCCTGGCGCGCCAAGCCGGTTTCGAGATTCTGAAGTCGTCTCCTGAGAGCCGTTACCATTTCCCTGTGCGCTCTTTCTCGCGCAATATCTGCCTCTTGCTAAAAAAAACAAACTAG
- a CDS encoding 4-oxalocrotonate tautomerase — translation MPVVTVEMWQGRTIEQKKQLVEGIAEAFVKIGTPREKVTVILKDNAKHNWGEGGKLASEEA, via the coding sequence ATGCCCGTCGTTACCGTTGAGATGTGGCAGGGACGCACCATCGAGCAGAAGAAACAGCTTGTCGAAGGCATCGCCGAAGCCTTCGTAAAGATAGGCACGCCCAGAGAGAAAGTGACCGTCATCCTCAAGGATAACGCAAAACACAACTGGGGAGAAGGCGGTAAGCTGGCCTCGGAAGAGGCTTAG
- the rimI gene encoding ribosomal-protein-alanine N-acetyltransferase produces the protein MTYRVRKMRWEDVEQVRGIDLTCFPTMLPPTNYKTEFINPMAHYLVAYDDSQLAVMNDPGNQNQLVVGFIGLWYMASEMHVINLAVHPDYRHKGIGEILLIHAIELSVELKAILITLEVRVSNLAAQELYSKYGFSERGVRRAYYLDNREDAVIMTLDEMASSSYQEVFQRLKDEYARERGTVEKLAD, from the coding sequence ATGACTTATCGCGTGCGCAAGATGCGCTGGGAGGATGTGGAGCAGGTGCGTGGCATCGACCTCACCTGTTTTCCCACCATGCTGCCTCCCACCAATTACAAGACCGAGTTCATCAACCCCATGGCGCACTACCTGGTGGCTTATGACGATTCACAGCTCGCGGTCATGAACGACCCGGGAAACCAGAATCAGTTGGTTGTGGGGTTTATCGGGCTGTGGTATATGGCCAGCGAGATGCATGTAATCAACCTGGCGGTGCATCCGGATTACAGGCACAAAGGCATCGGCGAGATATTACTGATACATGCCATTGAGCTGTCGGTAGAGCTTAAGGCCATCCTCATCACGCTTGAGGTGCGCGTCTCCAACCTGGCAGCGCAGGAACTGTACTCCAAGTACGGCTTTTCGGAGAGGGGTGTCCGCCGCGCCTACTATCTGGACAACCGCGAGGATGCGGTCATCATGACGCTGGATGAAATGGCATCATCGTCTTATCAAGAGGTTTTTCAGAGGCTCAAAGACGAGTATGCGCGGGAGCGGGGGACGGTCGAAAAGCTCGCGGACTAA